One genomic window of Hirundo rustica isolate bHirRus1 chromosome 35, bHirRus1.pri.v3, whole genome shotgun sequence includes the following:
- the LOC120764706 gene encoding aquaporin-2 isoform X1 has translation MMWELRSIAFTRAVFAEFLATLVFVLFGLGSALNWPSAPAPSTLQIAMAFGLAIGTLVQALGHVSGAHINPAVTLGCLLGSQLSLLRALFYVVAQLLGGVVGAAILHQVTPADSRQGLALNKLHNETTTGQAVTVELFLTFQLVLCVFASTDERREDNLGSPALSIGLSVAVGHLLGIRYTGCSMNPARSFAPAVVVGDFSDHWVRARLRGLGWMRPPNCQYSSKLAKPDEPPAFPHQLPAGGRTERLGAGGVLGGAPDRGCGSFHPLQLRPVPAGQNLLGALGHPQGLRARTGLG, from the exons ATGATGTGGGAACTGCGCTCCATCGCCTTCACCAGGGCCGTCTTTGCGGAATTCCTGGCCACCTTGGTCTTCGTCCTCTTCGGCCTCGGCTCTGCCCTGAACTGGCCCTCGGCGCCGGCCCCGAGCACGCTGCAGATCGCCATGGCCTTCGGGCTGGCCATCGGCACGCTGGTGCAGGCGCTGGGCCACGTCAGCGGCGCCCACATCAACCCCGCCGTCACCCTGGGCTGTCTGCTGGgctcgcagctctccctgctccgaGCCCTCTTCTACGTGGTGGCCCAGCTGCTGGGGGGAGTGGTGGGCGCCGCCATCCTGCACCAGGTCACCCCGGCCGACTCCCGGCAGGGGCTGGCCCTCAACAAG CTGCACAATGAGACCACGACGGGGCAGGCAGTGACGGTGGAGCTGTTCCTCACCTTCCAGCTGGTCCTGTGCGTCTTTGCTTCCACAGACGAGCGGCGTGAGGACAACCTGGGCTCCCCCGCCCTCTCCATCGGCCTCTCCGTGGCCGTGGGGCACCTCCTCGGG ATCCGTTACACTGGCTGCTCCATGAACCCCGCCAGGTCCTTCGCCCCCGCTGTCGTCGTCGGAGACTTCAGCGACCACTGGGTGAGAGCTCGGCTCCGGGGGTTGGGTTGGATGAGGCCCCCAAACTGCCAATATTCCTCGAAACTCGCCAAGCCAGACGAACCCCCGGCATTTCCacaccagctcccagctggaggaAGGACGGAGAGATTAGGAGCAGGAG gtgttCTGGGTGGGGCCCCTGATCGGGGCTGCGGCAGCTTCCATCCTCTACAACTACGTCCTGTTCCCGCAGGCCAAAACCTTCTCGGAGCGCTTGGCCATCCTCAAGGGCTGCGAGCCCGAACCGGACTGGGCTGA
- the LOC120764706 gene encoding aquaporin-2 isoform X3: MMWELRSIAFTRAVFAEFLATLVFVLFGLGSALNWPSAPAPSTLQIAMAFGLAIGTLVQALGHVSGAHINPAVTLGCLLGSQLSLLRALFYVVAQLLGGVVGAAILHQVTPADSRQGLALNKLHNETTTGQAVTVELFLTFQLVLCVFASTDERREDNLGSPALSIGLSVAVGHLLGIRYTGCSMNPARSFAPAVVVGDFSDHWVFWVGPLIGAAAASILYNYVLFPQAKTFSERLAILKGCEPEPDWAEREARRRQSVELHSPQTLPRGMSEKV, translated from the exons ATGATGTGGGAACTGCGCTCCATCGCCTTCACCAGGGCCGTCTTTGCGGAATTCCTGGCCACCTTGGTCTTCGTCCTCTTCGGCCTCGGCTCTGCCCTGAACTGGCCCTCGGCGCCGGCCCCGAGCACGCTGCAGATCGCCATGGCCTTCGGGCTGGCCATCGGCACGCTGGTGCAGGCGCTGGGCCACGTCAGCGGCGCCCACATCAACCCCGCCGTCACCCTGGGCTGTCTGCTGGgctcgcagctctccctgctccgaGCCCTCTTCTACGTGGTGGCCCAGCTGCTGGGGGGAGTGGTGGGCGCCGCCATCCTGCACCAGGTCACCCCGGCCGACTCCCGGCAGGGGCTGGCCCTCAACAAG CTGCACAATGAGACCACGACGGGGCAGGCAGTGACGGTGGAGCTGTTCCTCACCTTCCAGCTGGTCCTGTGCGTCTTTGCTTCCACAGACGAGCGGCGTGAGGACAACCTGGGCTCCCCCGCCCTCTCCATCGGCCTCTCCGTGGCCGTGGGGCACCTCCTCGGG ATCCGTTACACTGGCTGCTCCATGAACCCCGCCAGGTCCTTCGCCCCCGCTGTCGTCGTCGGAGACTTCAGCGACCACTGG gtgttCTGGGTGGGGCCCCTGATCGGGGCTGCGGCAGCTTCCATCCTCTACAACTACGTCCTGTTCCCGCAGGCCAAAACCTTCTCGGAGCGCTTGGCCATCCTCAAGGGCTGCGAGCCCGAACCGGACTGGGCTGAGCGCGAGGCCCGGCGGCGCCAGTCCGTGGAGCTGCACTCCCCCCAGACCCTGCCCAGGGGCATGTCTGAGAAGGTGTAG
- the LOC120764706 gene encoding aquaporin-2 isoform X2, protein MMWELRSIAFTRAVFAEFLATLVFVLFGLGSALNWPSAPAPSTLQIAMAFGLAIGTLVQALGHVSGAHINPAVTLGCLLGSQLSLLRALFYVVAQLLGGVVGAAILHQVTPADSRQGLALNKLHNETTTGQAVTVELFLTFQLVLCVFASTDERREDNLGSPALSIGLSVAVGHLLGIRYTGCSMNPARSFAPAVVVGDFSDHWVRARLRGLGWMRPPNCQYSSKLAKPDEPPAFPHQLPAGGRTERLGAGGGAAGCLIGFSKLQTGSVATGSGCEVC, encoded by the exons ATGATGTGGGAACTGCGCTCCATCGCCTTCACCAGGGCCGTCTTTGCGGAATTCCTGGCCACCTTGGTCTTCGTCCTCTTCGGCCTCGGCTCTGCCCTGAACTGGCCCTCGGCGCCGGCCCCGAGCACGCTGCAGATCGCCATGGCCTTCGGGCTGGCCATCGGCACGCTGGTGCAGGCGCTGGGCCACGTCAGCGGCGCCCACATCAACCCCGCCGTCACCCTGGGCTGTCTGCTGGgctcgcagctctccctgctccgaGCCCTCTTCTACGTGGTGGCCCAGCTGCTGGGGGGAGTGGTGGGCGCCGCCATCCTGCACCAGGTCACCCCGGCCGACTCCCGGCAGGGGCTGGCCCTCAACAAG CTGCACAATGAGACCACGACGGGGCAGGCAGTGACGGTGGAGCTGTTCCTCACCTTCCAGCTGGTCCTGTGCGTCTTTGCTTCCACAGACGAGCGGCGTGAGGACAACCTGGGCTCCCCCGCCCTCTCCATCGGCCTCTCCGTGGCCGTGGGGCACCTCCTCGGG ATCCGTTACACTGGCTGCTCCATGAACCCCGCCAGGTCCTTCGCCCCCGCTGTCGTCGTCGGAGACTTCAGCGACCACTGGGTGAGAGCTCGGCTCCGGGGGTTGGGTTGGATGAGGCCCCCAAACTGCCAATATTCCTCGAAACTCGCCAAGCCAGACGAACCCCCGGCATTTCCacaccagctcccagctggaggaAGGACGGAGAGATTAGGAGCAGGAGGTGGGGCTGCTGGGTGCTTAATTGGCTTTTCCAAACTCCAAACCGGGAGCGTTGCAACAGGATCAGGGTGTGAGGTCTGTTGA
- the AQP5 gene encoding aquaporin-5, protein MKKEILTLAFARAVFVEFLSTLIFVFIGLGSALKWPSALPSILQIALAFGLAIGTLVQAFGHISGAHINPAVTIAFFVGNQISLLRTLLYVLAQLVGAIAGAGILYGVTPAITRGNLAINELNQNITPGQALVVEIILTFQLAACIFASTDNRRSGVGSPALSIGLSVTVGHLVGIYFTGCSMNPARSFGPAVVTRRFSSVHWVFWVGPILGACLASLLYFYILVPYCMNMSDRVAIIKGTYESEEEWEEQREERKKSMELTPP, encoded by the exons ATGAAGAAGGAAATACTAACCCTGGCCTTTGCCCGAGCCGTCTTTGTGGAGTTCCTCTCCACGCTCATCTTCGTCTTCATTGGGCTGGGCTCGGCGCTGAAGTGGCCGTCGGCCCTGCCCAGCATCCTGCAGATCGCGCTGGCCTTCGGGCTGGCCATCGGCACCTTGGTGCAGGCCTTCGGCCACATCAGCGGCGCCCACATCAACCCCGCCGTCACCATCGCCTTCTTCGTGGGCAACCAGATCTCCCTGCTGCGCACGCTGCTCTACGTCCTGGCCCAGCTGGTGGGGGCCATCGCCGGCGCCGGGATCCTCTACGGCGTCACCCCCGCCATCACCCGCGGCAACCTGGCCATCAACGAA CTCAACCAAAATATAACCCCAGGCCAGGCCCTCGTGGTGGAGATCATCCTCACCTTCCAGCTGGCCGCCTGCATCTTCGCATCCACGGACAACCGGCGCAGCGGCGTCGGCTCCCCGGCGCTGTCCATCGGCCTCTCCGTCACCGTGGGACACCTGGTGGGG ATTTACTTCACCGGCTGCTCCATGAACCCCGCGCGCTCCTTCGGGCCCGCGGTCGTCACCAGGAGGTTCAGCTCCGTGCACTGG GTGTTCTGGGTCGGGCCCATCCTTGGCGCTTGCTTGGCCTCCCTGCTCTACTTCTACATCCTGGTCCCCTACTGCATGAACATGTCTGACAGGGTGGCCATCATCAAGGGCACCTACGAGTCCGAGGAGGAGTGGGAAGAGCAgcgggaggagaggaagaagtcCATGGAGCTGACCCCGCCGTAG
- the LOC120764697 gene encoding pro-glucagon-like isoform X2, with the protein MVRWLYLSGLVFAVLIPAGWQVAPKDLEDLSRWKLFGPQNSRSSLSHVRRHSEGTFTSDFTRYLDRMKAKDFVHWLINTKRYD; encoded by the exons ATGGTGCGGTGGCTGTACCTGTCCGGGCTGGTGTTTGCCGTGCTCATCCCGGCCGGATGGCAGGTGGCTCCCAAGGACTTGGAGGACCTCTCCAG ATGGAAGCTGTTCGGACCCCAGAACTCCCGGAGCTCCCTGTCGCACGTCAGGCGGCACTCGGAGGGGACCTTCACCAGCGACTTCACGCGGTACCTGGACAGGATGAAGGCCAAGGACTTCGTGCACTGGCTCATCAACACAAAGAG gtACGACTGA
- the LOC120764697 gene encoding pro-glucagon-like isoform X1 produces MVRWLYLSGLVFAVLIPAGWQVAPKDLEDLSSRWKLFGPQNSRSSLSHVRRHSEGTFTSDFTRYLDRMKAKDFVHWLINTKRYD; encoded by the exons ATGGTGCGGTGGCTGTACCTGTCCGGGCTGGTGTTTGCCGTGCTCATCCCGGCCGGATGGCAGGTGGCTCCCAAGGACTTGGAGGACCTCTCCAG CAGATGGAAGCTGTTCGGACCCCAGAACTCCCGGAGCTCCCTGTCGCACGTCAGGCGGCACTCGGAGGGGACCTTCACCAGCGACTTCACGCGGTACCTGGACAGGATGAAGGCCAAGGACTTCGTGCACTGGCTCATCAACACAAAGAG gtACGACTGA